The following are encoded together in the bacterium genome:
- a CDS encoding methyltransferase domain-containing protein, whose translation MSAPTADELEIQGAWDPVPLREQWPMGRDNHFIMDRLMRVPVEQTLLGASGKVLEVAAAEAVHSCRLAAQGLECHVLEPSEGMLLKAREHMGEFGVDLHLVRGIAEALPYPDHTFDRVLIDSAMDHLAAPDTGLREMIRVLKPDGRFVVSFVNYGSLAVRLSRAVYRLERTVSPRALEEKRFWDTPVPYEHTFECTYKNIGRLCGQYLEFERAVGVSMLWGTPGWSRFLERLHWNRAMKTLDTLDKVARRMPGLADFVLMVWRPRTGDDTIGLGLRTMPPLARVTAARPALPPRRVETMRVTPADPIYQRRTREDLEWEASWGYAPIVAARIRAAKPWANRALTGDAARSWLDDMAARGPFERALLVGGEDEDEAETWLRAGGSESLHVVDSSPARIARLRTRLAARAHRVRFLQQDLNFLELHRRHYDVVLLAGGLSRVLNLEFVLDEVALALRPGGLLGIGCYVGERRQAYAPARLALVGQALREIPERFRHGTTAIEASDPEQIAPFRAARSDEIVAAARARFDVVQETYAGRLFPLLVHLDVAAIEREAPELLERLHAREQALASDPAATPCSAYLVLRKRG comes from the coding sequence ATGTCCGCGCCGACTGCCGACGAGCTCGAGATCCAGGGGGCCTGGGACCCGGTGCCGCTGCGGGAGCAGTGGCCGATGGGGCGGGACAACCACTTCATCATGGACCGCCTCATGCGCGTGCCGGTGGAGCAGACGCTCCTCGGGGCGTCGGGGAAGGTGCTGGAGGTGGCGGCGGCGGAGGCGGTGCACTCGTGCCGGCTCGCGGCGCAGGGGCTCGAGTGTCACGTGCTCGAGCCGTCGGAGGGGATGCTCCTGAAGGCGCGCGAGCACATGGGCGAGTTCGGCGTCGACCTGCACCTCGTGCGCGGCATCGCCGAGGCGCTGCCCTATCCCGACCACACCTTCGACCGCGTGCTGATCGACTCGGCCATGGACCATCTCGCGGCGCCCGACACCGGGCTGCGCGAGATGATCCGCGTGCTCAAGCCCGACGGCCGCTTCGTCGTGAGCTTCGTCAACTACGGCAGCCTCGCGGTGCGCCTCAGCCGTGCGGTCTACCGGCTCGAGCGCACGGTGAGCCCGCGCGCGCTCGAGGAGAAGCGCTTCTGGGACACGCCGGTGCCGTACGAGCATACGTTCGAGTGCACGTACAAGAACATCGGCCGGCTGTGCGGCCAGTACCTCGAGTTCGAGCGCGCCGTCGGCGTATCGATGCTGTGGGGCACGCCCGGCTGGTCGCGCTTCCTCGAGCGGCTGCACTGGAACCGCGCGATGAAGACGCTCGACACGCTCGACAAGGTCGCCCGCCGCATGCCTGGGCTCGCCGACTTCGTCCTCATGGTGTGGCGTCCGCGCACGGGCGACGACACGATCGGCCTCGGCCTGCGCACCATGCCGCCCCTCGCGCGCGTCACCGCCGCCCGCCCCGCGCTGCCGCCGCGTCGTGTGGAGACGATGCGCGTGACGCCGGCCGATCCGATCTACCAGCGTCGCACCCGCGAGGATCTCGAGTGGGAGGCGAGCTGGGGCTACGCACCGATCGTCGCCGCGCGCATCCGCGCCGCGAAGCCCTGGGCCAACCGCGCGCTCACCGGTGACGCCGCGCGCTCGTGGCTCGACGACATGGCCGCGCGCGGCCCGTTCGAGCGCGCGCTCCTGGTCGGCGGCGAGGACGAGGACGAGGCGGAGACGTGGCTGCGCGCCGGCGGCAGCGAGTCGCTGCACGTCGTCGATTCGAGCCCGGCGCGCATCGCGCGCCTGCGTACGCGGCTCGCCGCGCGCGCACACCGCGTCCGCTTCCTCCAGCAGGACCTCAACTTCCTCGAGCTGCACCGGCGCCACTACGACGTCGTGCTGCTCGCGGGCGGCCTCTCGCGCGTGCTGAACCTCGAGTTCGTGCTCGACGAGGTGGCGCTGGCGCTCCGCCCGGGCGGGCTTCTGGGCATCGGCTGCTACGTCGGCGAGCGCCGGCAGGCGTACGCGCCGGCACGGCTCGCGCTGGTGGGCCAGGCGCTGCGCGAGATACCGGAGCGCTTCCGCCACGGCACCACCGCGATCGAGGCGAGCGATCCGGAGCAGATCGCCCCGTTCCGCGCCGCGCGCTCCGACGAGATCGTCGCCGCCGCGCGGGCGCGTTTCGACGTCGTGCAGGAAACGTACGCCGGACGCCTGTTCCCGCTGCTCGTCCACCTCGACGTCGCGGCCATCGAGCGCGAGGCGCCCGAGCTGCTCGAGCGGTTGCACGCGCGTGAGCAGGCGCTGGCGTCCGATCCGGCGGCGACGCCGTGCTCGGCGTACCTCGTGCTGCGCAAGCGCGGCTGA
- the budA gene encoding acetolactate decarboxylase, protein MRGLHLRLSPALWSALEARRRETGEPLEHIVRSALAEHLGLGQHTLFQVSTSTALVEGIYRGAVTIGELRRHGDFGLGTFEGIDGEMVVVDGGFWQVRSDGTVHAAGDDASSPFAVVTHFRPARTRTLAAAPDLASLLAAFDALRDSANLFYALRVRGRFAHAHTRAMCRTAEGVSLAEAAAHQPEFHLRDVVGTAVGFWSPAYAKAFEVPGYHLHFITDEHTAGGHLLGAVAAGPLELAVQRLDDLRVALPANEAFLRADLSHDPAAALDAAEHAKPGR, encoded by the coding sequence GTGCGCGGCCTGCACCTGCGCCTCTCGCCGGCCCTGTGGAGCGCCCTCGAGGCGCGCCGGCGCGAGACGGGCGAGCCGCTCGAGCACATCGTGCGCAGCGCGCTCGCCGAGCACCTCGGCCTCGGCCAGCACACGCTGTTCCAGGTGTCGACCTCGACGGCGCTCGTCGAGGGCATCTACCGCGGTGCGGTGACGATCGGCGAGCTGCGCCGCCACGGCGACTTCGGCCTCGGCACGTTCGAGGGCATCGACGGCGAGATGGTCGTCGTCGACGGCGGCTTCTGGCAGGTGCGCTCCGACGGCACCGTCCACGCGGCGGGCGACGACGCGTCGAGCCCGTTCGCGGTCGTGACGCACTTCCGCCCCGCGCGGACGCGGACGCTCGCCGCCGCGCCCGACCTCGCGTCGCTCCTCGCCGCCTTCGACGCCCTGCGCGACTCCGCGAACCTCTTCTATGCGCTGCGCGTCCGTGGCCGCTTCGCGCACGCACACACGCGCGCGATGTGTCGCACGGCCGAGGGCGTGTCGCTGGCCGAGGCCGCGGCGCACCAGCCCGAGTTCCACCTGCGCGACGTCGTGGGTACCGCGGTCGGCTTCTGGTCGCCGGCCTACGCGAAGGCGTTCGAGGTGCCCGGCTACCACCTGCACTTCATCACCGACGAGCACACGGCCGGCGGCCATCTGCTCGGTGCCGTCGCCGCCGGTCCGCTCGAGCTCGCGGTGCAGCGGCTCGACGACCTGCGTGTGGCGCTGCCGGCGAACGAGGCGTTCCTGCGCGCCGATCTGTCGCACGACCCCGCCGCCGCGCTCGACGCCGCCGAGCACGCCAAGCCGGGACGCTAG
- a CDS encoding RluA family pseudouridine synthase, which yields MNAGFVYRERIRPAAAGVRVDAWLAARYAHSTADEWRRRIAEGRVELDGAPTAPDARLRPGQELTWRRPPWIEPPVPLGFAVLAADADLLVVAKPAGLPTAPAGGFLAHTLQTCVQRRFPEATPVHRLGRGTSGLVMFARSDRARRQLARCWREGAVERDYRALVRGDLAAALAIDVPIGSRPHPRLGRVHAADPGGRAARTELRPLRHRDAGTVVGIAIATGRPHQIRIHCAAAGHPLVGDPLYGTGGVPPPDATALPGDGGYLLHAIRLAFPHPADGRPVVVECAPPRALRV from the coding sequence GTGAACGCCGGCTTCGTCTATCGCGAGCGCATCCGGCCGGCGGCCGCCGGCGTGCGCGTCGACGCCTGGCTGGCCGCCCGCTACGCCCATTCGACGGCCGACGAGTGGCGGCGTCGGATCGCCGAGGGGCGCGTCGAGCTCGACGGAGCGCCGACCGCCCCGGACGCCCGCCTCCGTCCCGGACAGGAGCTGACCTGGCGGCGCCCGCCCTGGATCGAGCCGCCCGTCCCGCTCGGCTTCGCCGTGCTCGCGGCCGACGCCGATCTGCTGGTCGTGGCGAAGCCGGCCGGCCTGCCGACGGCGCCCGCCGGCGGCTTCCTCGCGCACACGCTCCAGACGTGCGTCCAGCGGCGCTTTCCCGAGGCCACGCCCGTGCACCGGCTGGGCCGCGGCACCTCGGGCCTGGTCATGTTCGCGCGCTCCGACCGCGCCCGGCGGCAGCTCGCGCGCTGCTGGCGCGAGGGCGCCGTCGAGCGTGACTATCGCGCGCTGGTGCGCGGCGACCTGGCGGCGGCGCTCGCGATCGACGTACCGATCGGCTCGAGGCCGCATCCGCGGCTCGGCCGTGTCCACGCCGCCGACCCCGGCGGCCGCGCCGCGCGCACCGAGCTCCGGCCGCTGCGACACCGCGACGCCGGCACCGTCGTCGGCATCGCCATCGCCACCGGCCGGCCGCATCAGATCCGCATCCACTGCGCCGCCGCCGGCCATCCCCTCGTCGGCGATCCGCTCTACGGAACGGGCGGCGTCCCGCCTCCCGACGCGACGGCCCTCCCCGGCGACGGCGGCTACCTGCTGCACGCGATCCGCCTCGCCTTCCCGCATCCGGCCGACGGGCGGCCCGTCGTCGTCGAGTGCGCACCGCCGCGCGCGCTCCGCGTCTGA
- a CDS encoding enoyl-CoA hydratase/isomerase family protein — translation MALVEVTRPRPHVAVVELNRPERLNALSFDTVVPLLEALAGLRGENDVWVVILAGAGRGFCSGLDLEDHGMPPGCDGLPMSRIAIRAMETFSNLVPTLRSLPQPVITAVNGPAYGGGLCLALGGDIRIADAAARFRNAGINNGLTGTELGISWLLPRLIGAAHAWDLILSGREVLADEALRLGLVSRVVPEAELRDAALALAEQMCGYSPHGLAMTKKTLWSNLEVGSLEAAIDLENRNQLLVRMTTQNLQEAITARRQKRPPRYED, via the coding sequence GTGGCCCTGGTCGAGGTCACGCGGCCGCGGCCGCACGTGGCGGTCGTCGAGCTCAACCGGCCGGAGCGCCTGAACGCGCTCTCGTTCGACACCGTCGTGCCGCTCCTCGAGGCACTGGCGGGGCTGCGCGGCGAGAACGACGTCTGGGTCGTGATCCTGGCCGGCGCCGGGCGCGGCTTCTGCTCGGGCCTCGACCTCGAGGACCACGGCATGCCGCCCGGCTGCGACGGCCTGCCGATGTCGCGCATCGCGATCCGCGCGATGGAGACGTTCTCGAACCTGGTGCCGACGCTGCGCAGCCTGCCGCAGCCGGTGATCACGGCGGTGAACGGCCCCGCCTACGGCGGCGGCCTCTGTCTGGCGCTCGGCGGCGACATCCGCATCGCCGACGCCGCCGCCCGCTTCCGCAACGCCGGCATCAACAACGGCCTCACCGGCACCGAGCTGGGCATCAGCTGGCTGCTGCCCCGGCTCATCGGGGCGGCGCACGCGTGGGACCTCATCCTCTCCGGGCGCGAGGTGCTCGCCGACGAGGCGCTGCGGCTCGGCCTGGTGTCGCGCGTCGTCCCCGAGGCGGAGCTGCGCGACGCGGCGCTCGCCCTCGCCGAGCAGATGTGCGGCTACAGCCCGCACGGCCTCGCGATGACGAAGAAGACGCTGTGGTCGAACCTGGAGGTGGGCAGCCTCGAGGCGGCCATCGACCTCGAGAACCGCAACCAGCTCCTCGTCCGCATGACGACCCAGAACCTCCAGGAGGCGATCACGGCGCGCCGCCAGAAGCGGCCGCCGCGCTACGAGGACTAG
- a CDS encoding MAPEG family protein yields the protein MSNACLLLLALATIEVLVFAVIVGRARGKYGVPAPATSGHPTWERLNRVHQNSIEHLVVFMPLFLLYATAVDQRQAVVIGIIFVVARLLYAVGYAREASKRAVGSLLTFLVEIWMAVLVVIALLLRLAR from the coding sequence ATGAGCAACGCATGCCTGCTTCTGCTGGCCCTGGCCACGATCGAAGTCCTCGTCTTCGCCGTCATCGTCGGCCGGGCACGGGGCAAATACGGGGTCCCCGCGCCGGCCACGTCGGGGCACCCGACCTGGGAGCGGCTCAACCGCGTCCACCAGAACAGCATCGAGCATCTGGTGGTCTTCATGCCGCTCTTCCTCCTGTACGCGACGGCGGTCGACCAACGACAGGCGGTGGTGATCGGCATCATCTTCGTCGTCGCCCGGCTGCTCTACGCCGTCGGCTACGCGCGGGAGGCGAGCAAGCGGGCGGTCGGATCGCTGCTGACCTTCCTCGTCGAGATCTGGATGGCGGTCCTGGTCGTGATCGCGCTGCTCCTGCGGCTCGCGCGGTAG
- a CDS encoding DUF1329 domain-containing protein codes for MRARLAPTLVALTILAAGGGVSAAGPEPGQSLDEATAASAEGLLPPEVLARYAAGEYTNAVAAWPPGPPWEAAFAEASGRNAARLGVDERGTIVETATQKPARGLYGLPFRVEAADPQAGVKAIWNAYYAFWRIGSSHDLLALDFVGKGGLERQAVLESDILFWEGVPPSRAPKDNPLDLAAQQRAIVGSPADLNGTASLSWRFRDADKRDQAWTYVPALRRVRQISPANRSDGFLGSDLSQDDGSFFDGKPEDFTWKLVGEREALVLADPASLAGKTARTARPDGGIDEDWPADQKVVGYQDPAWKGLAWAPVAPVLVRRKLWVVEATPKDPYYLFAKIELGVDQETFQGATSRKFDAQGGLLRSLQFLAYASQPIEAGGEQLILPSSSMGYVLAENQKAGRATIAGTAPPGRSVHQRRVPIAPSVFALERLGSTGK; via the coding sequence ATGCGCGCACGGCTCGCCCCGACCCTCGTGGCCCTCACGATCCTCGCCGCCGGCGGAGGCGTCTCCGCCGCCGGGCCGGAGCCGGGACAGAGCCTCGACGAGGCGACTGCGGCCTCGGCCGAGGGGTTGCTCCCGCCGGAGGTCCTCGCCCGCTATGCGGCCGGGGAGTACACGAATGCGGTCGCCGCCTGGCCCCCGGGTCCGCCCTGGGAGGCCGCCTTCGCCGAGGCGTCCGGCCGCAACGCCGCCAGGCTCGGGGTGGACGAGCGGGGCACGATCGTCGAGACGGCGACCCAGAAGCCCGCCCGGGGTCTCTACGGCCTTCCGTTCCGCGTCGAGGCCGCCGATCCGCAGGCCGGCGTGAAGGCGATCTGGAACGCCTACTACGCGTTCTGGCGCATCGGCAGCAGCCACGACCTCCTGGCCCTCGACTTCGTCGGCAAGGGCGGCCTCGAGCGCCAGGCGGTGCTCGAGAGCGACATCCTCTTCTGGGAGGGCGTGCCGCCCTCACGCGCCCCGAAGGACAATCCCCTGGACCTCGCGGCGCAGCAGCGCGCGATCGTCGGCTCGCCGGCCGACCTGAACGGCACCGCCAGCCTCTCCTGGCGCTTCCGCGACGCCGACAAGCGCGACCAGGCCTGGACCTACGTCCCGGCGCTGCGCCGCGTGCGGCAGATCTCGCCGGCGAACCGCTCCGACGGCTTCCTCGGCTCCGACCTGAGCCAGGACGACGGCTCGTTCTTCGACGGCAAGCCCGAGGACTTCACCTGGAAGCTGGTCGGCGAGCGCGAGGCGCTCGTGCTCGCCGATCCGGCGAGTCTCGCGGGCAAGACCGCTCGCACGGCGCGTCCCGACGGCGGCATCGACGAGGACTGGCCGGCGGATCAGAAGGTCGTCGGCTACCAGGACCCCGCCTGGAAGGGCCTCGCGTGGGCGCCGGTCGCGCCGGTGCTGGTGCGGCGCAAGCTGTGGGTCGTCGAGGCGACGCCCAAGGATCCCTACTACCTCTTCGCCAAGATCGAGCTCGGCGTCGACCAGGAGACGTTCCAGGGCGCGACCAGCCGCAAGTTCGACGCCCAGGGCGGGCTGCTGCGCAGCCTCCAGTTCCTCGCCTACGCGAGCCAGCCGATCGAGGCCGGGGGCGAGCAGCTGATCCTGCCGTCGTCATCGATGGGCTACGTCCTGGCCGAGAACCAGAAGGCCGGCCGCGCCACGATCGCAGGGACGGCGCCGCCCGGGCGGTCCGTGCACCAGCGCCGCGTGCCGATCGCGCCGAGCGTGTTCGCCCTCGAGCGCCTCGGCTCGACCGGCAAGTGA
- a CDS encoding thioesterase family protein gives MNAQEFLGLRATHNPHRWVLPVEPGVCVRWAGFLFGGCGLGAAVTALEAVTGRQLVWATAQYLSYARPPEILDLDVTVPVSGKHNTQARATGHVGDREIFTVNASLGRRTLDVHGTWARMPQVPPPGECRPAPMMDGGDRTIHARVELRVALGRYGADKDGTPSSDGRSALWVRIPEGLETSAAALAIIADWMPSGISHALGRWAGGNSLDNTIRIVDVFPSEWILCDIRVLAIEHGFGHGLIHLWGENGRLLATGSQSFIVRLMG, from the coding sequence ATGAACGCCCAGGAGTTCCTCGGCCTCCGCGCCACCCACAACCCGCACCGCTGGGTGTTGCCGGTCGAGCCCGGCGTCTGCGTGCGCTGGGCCGGGTTCCTCTTCGGCGGCTGCGGGCTCGGCGCCGCCGTGACGGCGCTCGAGGCGGTGACGGGACGCCAGCTCGTGTGGGCGACGGCGCAGTACCTCTCGTACGCGCGGCCGCCCGAGATCCTCGACCTCGACGTGACGGTGCCGGTCAGCGGCAAGCACAACACCCAGGCGCGTGCGACCGGTCACGTCGGCGACCGTGAGATCTTCACCGTCAACGCCTCGCTCGGCCGCCGCACGCTCGACGTGCACGGCACCTGGGCGCGCATGCCGCAGGTGCCGCCGCCCGGCGAGTGCCGGCCGGCGCCGATGATGGACGGCGGTGACCGCACCATCCACGCGCGCGTCGAGCTGCGCGTCGCCCTCGGACGCTACGGCGCCGACAAGGACGGCACGCCGAGCAGCGACGGCCGCTCTGCCCTGTGGGTGCGCATCCCCGAGGGGCTCGAGACCTCGGCGGCGGCGCTCGCCATCATCGCCGACTGGATGCCGTCGGGCATCAGCCACGCGCTCGGCCGTTGGGCGGGCGGCAACAGCCTCGACAACACCATCCGCATCGTCGACGTGTTCCCGTCGGAGTGGATCCTCTGCGACATCCGCGTGCTCGCCATCGAGCACGGCTTCGGCCACGGGCTGATCCACCTGTGGGGCGAGAACGGGCGGCTGCTCGCGACCGGCAGCCAGTCGTTCATCGTCCGCCTGATGGGCTGA
- a CDS encoding flavin reductase family protein yields MFDPQELRRVMGLFATGVTVLTTRDAHGRPYGLTANAVSSLSLEPPLLLICIDKKAETHPHFLDSKCFVVNILGEHQEAISTKFAKSGGDKFGDLPYATNQNGVPILEGTLAHLECCIVETHEGGDHVIHIGEVHHAESRGGDPLLFFQGRYRRVAE; encoded by the coding sequence ATGTTCGATCCGCAGGAGCTGCGTCGCGTGATGGGGCTGTTCGCGACCGGCGTCACCGTGCTCACGACGCGCGACGCGCACGGCCGGCCCTACGGCCTCACCGCGAACGCCGTCAGCTCCCTCTCGCTCGAGCCGCCGCTGCTGCTCATCTGCATCGACAAGAAGGCCGAGACGCATCCGCACTTCCTCGACTCGAAGTGCTTCGTCGTGAACATCCTCGGCGAGCACCAGGAGGCGATCTCGACGAAGTTCGCCAAGTCGGGCGGCGACAAGTTCGGCGACCTGCCGTACGCGACGAACCAGAACGGCGTGCCGATCCTCGAGGGCACGCTCGCGCATCTCGAGTGCTGCATCGTCGAGACGCACGAGGGCGGCGACCACGTGATCCACATCGGCGAGGTGCACCACGCCGAGAGCCGCGGCGGCGATCCCCTGCTCTTCTTCCAGGGCCGCTATCGCCGCGTCGCCGAGTAG